The bacterium genome has a segment encoding these proteins:
- a CDS encoding ATP-binding protein, with the protein MSIRARLSTTYVLISVIPIFFVSYLHFNNSRETIVTAKLGELGSVADLKVTLISNFFNDLRRDVAVSQDYYNIRHNLPILAKHIGDADSSAFKAATAMLDTQLLARTKELGAIDDLMLLVPDGRVVYRAADVSQQEKFGQLRYDAGSAAFIGGKSDMFIGDIFMLTGADQDYGFYITAPVKDELGNFAGEIAIVVNIRKLLALAINKISGLGETGEVEIGAHVSERVADPRKYEILFSSTRSVADPMALRKVFLESAVGISSANTYGGGNGSGQTVDYRGNDVLAAWRHDPVLNLELAVKIDLDEALIPARALAVAAWFLGIIAALLALLISLIFSRLITEPIVKLAGTARRLSEGDFEFSVPKDLILVSDETGALARAFNVMQAHLRELYKGLEQKVREKTSELAKSLQNVESQNKKLEESERALVNVVEDLKIEKTLSEHTANELQKFRLAVEGASDHIIMTDTDGFIIYANKAAEKNTGYSRGEILGKRPSLWGGIMPKEFYAKMWETIKIKKQPFEGEVNNKRKNGEPYTAAVSIVPLVDIKGNILFFVGIERDITKEKELDRAKSEFISLASHQLRTPLTTMKWIPEMLLDGAFGKLSVKQRKYVEDIHYSAGRLVILVNQLLSISRIEARRLGIEVEDVDLRRLFDDVKSEFAHAAQQHKHKLTFSISADTATIRTDGRLLGEILRNLIANAIKYTPNGGRIAARVALGKGGKIEFAVEDSGVGIPENQQSRMFEKFFRATNVLALDVSGTGLGLYIVRKMARELGGDITFVSEENKGTTFTVTLPVGGPPFDGDRK; encoded by the coding sequence ATGAGCATCCGCGCGCGCCTTAGTACAACGTACGTCCTTATTTCCGTCATTCCGATTTTTTTCGTTTCATACCTTCATTTTAATAACAGCCGGGAGACGATTGTTACGGCTAAGCTTGGCGAGTTGGGGTCCGTCGCGGATTTGAAAGTTACACTCATCAGCAACTTCTTTAATGATTTGCGGAGGGATGTCGCAGTGAGTCAAGATTATTACAACATCAGGCATAACTTACCGATTCTTGCAAAGCACATCGGTGATGCGGATAGCTCGGCGTTTAAAGCCGCGACCGCGATGCTTGATACGCAGTTGTTGGCGCGGACTAAAGAGTTGGGAGCGATAGATGATCTGATGTTACTCGTTCCGGATGGCAGAGTGGTGTACCGCGCCGCCGATGTTAGCCAACAGGAAAAATTTGGGCAATTGCGTTATGATGCTGGATCTGCCGCGTTTATCGGCGGGAAATCCGATATGTTTATCGGTGATATATTTATGCTGACCGGGGCGGATCAGGATTACGGTTTCTATATCACCGCGCCGGTGAAGGATGAGCTGGGAAATTTTGCCGGCGAGATTGCGATAGTAGTAAACATCCGTAAGTTATTGGCATTAGCGATAAACAAAATAAGCGGGCTGGGAGAAACAGGCGAAGTTGAGATCGGCGCCCATGTGTCCGAGCGCGTTGCCGACCCGAGGAAATATGAGATTCTTTTTAGTTCAACGCGCTCGGTCGCCGACCCGATGGCGTTACGGAAGGTATTTTTAGAGTCCGCCGTCGGAATATCTTCGGCAAATACGTATGGAGGCGGCAATGGTTCGGGTCAAACCGTTGACTATCGTGGGAATGATGTGCTCGCGGCGTGGCGGCACGATCCGGTCCTTAATCTCGAATTAGCAGTGAAGATTGATTTGGACGAAGCGCTTATTCCGGCGCGCGCGCTCGCGGTTGCTGCGTGGTTTTTGGGAATTATTGCTGCATTACTTGCCCTTTTGATTTCCTTGATTTTTTCCCGTTTAATTACCGAACCAATCGTCAAGCTTGCGGGTACCGCGAGGCGGCTGAGTGAGGGGGATTTTGAGTTTTCCGTCCCCAAAGATCTTATTTTGGTAAGCGACGAAACTGGGGCATTGGCTCGCGCGTTTAACGTGATGCAGGCGCATTTGCGGGAGTTGTACAAAGGGCTTGAACAAAAAGTGAGGGAAAAAACAAGCGAACTCGCAAAGAGTTTGCAAAATGTTGAATCGCAAAATAAAAAATTGGAAGAATCGGAGCGCGCGCTCGTGAACGTCGTTGAAGACCTCAAAATAGAAAAAACGCTTTCGGAGCATACCGCCAACGAATTGCAGAAGTTCAGACTGGCGGTTGAGGGTGCTTCGGATCATATTATTATGACGGATACCGACGGATTTATTATTTACGCGAACAAGGCGGCGGAAAAGAATACGGGCTACAGCCGAGGGGAAATACTGGGGAAGCGTCCATCGCTTTGGGGCGGCATTATGCCGAAGGAATTTTACGCGAAAATGTGGGAAACCATCAAAATAAAAAAACAGCCGTTTGAAGGTGAGGTAAATAATAAACGCAAGAATGGAGAGCCCTACACCGCAGCCGTGAGTATTGTCCCGCTGGTGGACATCAAGGGCAACATACTCTTTTTTGTCGGCATTGAGCGTGATATTACCAAGGAGAAGGAACTTGACCGCGCGAAAAGTGAGTTTATTTCGCTTGCGTCGCATCAGCTGCGCACGCCGCTCACGACCATGAAGTGGATTCCCGAGATGTTGCTGGACGGCGCGTTTGGAAAGTTGTCGGTGAAGCAGCGGAAATACGTTGAGGACATTCACTACTCCGCCGGACGGCTCGTGATTCTCGTGAATCAACTGCTGAGTATTTCGCGTATTGAGGCGCGTCGTCTTGGCATAGAAGTGGAAGATGTTGATCTTCGCCGGCTTTTTGACGATGTGAAATCCGAGTTCGCGCACGCGGCGCAACAGCATAAACATAAGCTGACATTCAGTATATCCGCCGACACTGCCACGATTCGGACCGACGGCCGTTTGCTTGGCGAGATACTTCGGAACCTGATTGCAAACGCGATAAAATATACGCCGAATGGCGGTCGTATCGCGGCGCGCGTTGCTCTAGGGAAGGGTGGGAAGATTGAATTCGCGGTGGAGGACAGCGGTGTCGGTATTCCGGAGAATCAGCAGTCGCGGATGTTTGAGAAATTTTTTCGCGCGACTAACGTGTTGGCGCTGGATGTCTCCGGCACCGGATTGGGACTCTACATTGTGCGTAAAATGGCGAGGGAGCTTGGCGGAGACATCACGTTTGTTTCGGAAGAAAATAAAGGAACTACGTTCACCGTTACGCTTCCGGTCGGAGGACCGCCGTTTGATGGTGACCGGAAATAA
- a CDS encoding septum formation initiator family protein codes for MRLLMLLLIVIIFVATAVQLKGLYYHDEALIAERDRVVKKVDGLLSENVELEATIAYLGDPQNLAKAARKELHYGEPGERLIVVIPKKNP; via the coding sequence ATGCGCCTCCTCATGCTTCTCCTTATCGTCATCATCTTTGTCGCGACCGCGGTGCAACTCAAAGGATTGTATTATCACGACGAGGCGCTTATCGCGGAGCGCGATCGCGTAGTAAAAAAAGTAGACGGCTTGTTGAGCGAAAATGTTGAGCTTGAAGCAACTATTGCGTATCTCGGAGATCCGCAAAATCTTGCCAAGGCGGCGCGCAAGGAATTGCACTATGGGGAGCCGGGTGAGCGGTTAATCGTGGTTATTCCGAAGAAAAATCCGTAA
- a CDS encoding nucleoside-diphosphate kinase, translating into MTKLKLKEEQTLVLVKPDGVKRGLLGEIMRRIEQRGLKIVGLQMLQTTKQILGKHYSDAPENLKAMGGKTLATYEKYGLDPVKEIGTNDPEKIGKMVHGWIVEFMTTGPIVKMVVEGLHAVEMVRKIVGSTLPSMADMGTIRGDYSVDSAVLANAQRRGIRNLVHASGNTAEAETEIKLWFTDKEIHSYKRSEEDIMF; encoded by the coding sequence ATGACAAAATTAAAACTCAAAGAAGAACAAACATTAGTACTCGTGAAGCCCGATGGCGTGAAGCGCGGGTTGCTGGGTGAGATTATGCGCCGCATTGAACAGCGGGGATTGAAAATCGTGGGGTTGCAAATGTTACAGACGACAAAGCAAATTCTCGGAAAGCATTATTCTGACGCGCCGGAAAATTTAAAAGCGATGGGAGGAAAGACATTGGCAACGTATGAAAAGTACGGTTTGGATCCTGTCAAAGAAATCGGAACAAACGATCCGGAAAAAATCGGCAAGATGGTGCACGGCTGGATTGTGGAGTTTATGACCACCGGACCGATTGTGAAGATGGTGGTGGAAGGTTTACACGCCGTTGAAATGGTGCGGAAAATCGTCGGCAGTACCCTGCCGTCAATGGCGGACATGGGCACGATTCGCGGTGACTACTCGGTTGATTCCGCTGTACTCGCGAACGCCCAGCGTCGCGGTATTCGTAACCTTGTGCATGCCTCCGGCAACACCGCCGAAGCCGAAACAGAAATAAAACTTTGGTTCACCGACAAGGAAATCCATTCGTACAAGCGTTCAGAAGAAGACATCATGTTCTAG
- a CDS encoding aspartate--tRNA ligase → MRTLINDIVKSEGQKVELAGFVHARRDHGKIIFIDLRDRTGTAQLVFITKDKALYEKANTLRSEWVIRVEGVVNKRPPAMINKEIPTGEHEMLVESLEILSEAVTPPFDVTTDGREVGEEVRMKYRYVDLRRERMHRNLQLRSKTLAFVDEYLKAQDFVEVETPILGKSTPEGARDYLVPARLYPGKFYALPQAPQQYKQLLQVAGLERYYQVARCFRDEDTRGDRQPEFTQIDLEMSFVERDDVLGVLEGLMIDLVKNEYPEKHITQVPFPRLSYKEAQEKYKSDKPDLRKDKNDPNELAFAWIVDFPFYEWSEKDKKWDFGHNPFSMPHGEALPDNEKGMGDVLAYQYDLALNGFEIAGGSIRNHKADLLKKAFMRVGYDEKAVEEKFGHMLAAFSYGVPPHGGAAIGFDRLMMILLNEPNIREVIAFPKTGDGRDLMTNAPDEVSAKQLKELGIDIKHGKGK, encoded by the coding sequence GTGAGAACACTCATTAACGACATAGTGAAAAGCGAAGGCCAAAAAGTTGAACTGGCCGGTTTTGTGCACGCGCGGCGCGACCACGGAAAAATTATTTTCATTGATTTGCGCGATCGCACTGGCACGGCACAGCTTGTTTTCATAACGAAGGACAAAGCATTGTACGAGAAAGCAAACACCCTGCGGAGCGAGTGGGTGATTCGTGTGGAAGGCGTGGTCAATAAGCGTCCGCCCGCGATGATCAACAAAGAAATCCCGACCGGCGAGCATGAAATGCTGGTGGAGTCGCTTGAGATTTTAAGCGAGGCCGTCACGCCGCCGTTTGATGTCACGACCGATGGTCGTGAAGTCGGTGAAGAAGTGCGGATGAAATACCGCTACGTTGATTTGCGCCGTGAGCGCATGCACCGCAACTTGCAGCTGCGGAGCAAGACGCTTGCATTTGTTGATGAATATCTAAAGGCGCAGGACTTCGTTGAAGTTGAGACCCCAATTTTGGGTAAATCAACTCCAGAGGGCGCGCGCGACTACTTGGTGCCGGCACGGCTCTATCCCGGAAAGTTTTATGCTCTTCCGCAGGCGCCGCAACAATATAAACAGTTATTGCAGGTGGCGGGATTGGAGCGTTATTACCAGGTGGCGCGCTGTTTTCGCGATGAAGATACGAGAGGCGACCGCCAGCCGGAGTTTACGCAGATTGACCTTGAGATGAGTTTCGTTGAGCGCGATGATGTGCTGGGGGTTTTGGAGGGGCTAATGATTGATCTTGTAAAAAATGAATATCCAGAAAAACATATCACGCAAGTGCCGTTTCCGCGCTTGAGTTATAAGGAAGCGCAGGAAAAGTATAAATCCGACAAACCGGACTTACGCAAAGATAAAAATGACCCGAACGAGCTTGCATTCGCATGGATCGTTGATTTCCCGTTTTACGAGTGGAGCGAAAAGGACAAGAAGTGGGACTTCGGGCACAACCCGTTCAGCATGCCGCATGGAGAAGCGTTGCCGGACAATGAGAAGGGCATGGGCGATGTGCTCGCGTATCAATACGACCTTGCGTTGAACGGTTTTGAAATTGCCGGCGGAAGCATCCGCAATCATAAAGCCGATTTGCTCAAAAAGGCATTTATGCGCGTCGGTTATGACGAAAAAGCCGTTGAGGAAAAATTCGGCCACATGCTGGCGGCGTTTTCTTATGGCGTGCCGCCTCACGGCGGAGCGGCAATTGGCTTTGACCGCTTGATGATGATTCTTTTAAACGAACCGAACATTCGTGAAGTGATCGCGTTTCCGAAAACTGGCGACGGCAGAGACCTCATGACCAATGCGCCGGATGAGGTGAGCGCAAAACAGTTAAAGGAATTAGGCATTGATATCAAACATGGAAAAGGGAAATAA
- a CDS encoding phosphatase PAP2 family protein, which yields MRRIGTKMLLYSAMAILFFLGYRYVAEVTAVRSVETSFLTPIDGMIPFIPEFVFPYMSLYALFWLPVIVSRNITLRDFATIIVATAGMFAVAFTVYAIIPSRYPRPEVCPDTSFVYYILAKALYAYDLPNNTLPSTHAAVVAILLSAARKKFGRRTYAVYALWGASILLSTVTVKQHFVVDLVSGIVLGVVMYAVARRIVGNARTT from the coding sequence ATGCGCCGCATCGGAACAAAGATGCTGCTCTACTCGGCAATGGCGATACTCTTTTTTCTGGGGTATCGCTACGTCGCGGAGGTAACCGCTGTGCGGAGCGTGGAAACATCGTTCCTCACACCGATAGATGGAATGATTCCGTTCATTCCCGAATTTGTGTTCCCGTACATGAGTTTGTACGCGCTGTTCTGGCTTCCGGTCATCGTTAGCCGGAACATCACGCTACGGGATTTTGCCACAATCATCGTGGCAACCGCGGGAATGTTCGCGGTGGCGTTCACGGTCTACGCAATCATTCCGTCGCGCTACCCGCGGCCGGAGGTTTGCCCCGACACGTCGTTTGTGTACTACATCCTCGCGAAGGCCTTGTACGCGTACGACTTGCCGAACAACACCCTGCCCAGTACACACGCGGCGGTTGTCGCGATACTCCTCTCCGCCGCGCGGAAGAAGTTCGGCCGCCGCACCTACGCCGTCTACGCCTTGTGGGGGGCGTCTATTCTCCTCTCTACGGTGACGGTGAAGCAACACTTCGTCGTTGACCTGGTCTCGGGGATCGTCCTAGGTGTCGTCATGTACGCTGTTGCGCGACGCATTGTCGGTAATGCCCGCACAACGTAA
- the lepA gene encoding translation elongation factor 4, which produces MNIRNFVIIAHIDHGKSTLADRLLEVTGTVPMRSMHPQYLDALELEQERGITIKMAPVRMSYTLNAERYTLNLIDTPGHSDFGYEVSRALMAVEGAVLLVDATQGTQAQTLANFEHARKAGLTIIGAVNKIDVASPEQVAAAREELANLLGVSPDEVLGVSGKTGAGVPELLEAIVARVPPPKSVEPQTSNLEPRTSDTRHPSPVTQPSRALIFDSQYDEHRGVIAYVRVFSGAFMMLEKEDPPYHLAATRGLFKPKEIGYFAPKLKPCETLQEGEIGYIATGIKDPDQLKIGDTIASVGGADPLPGFKIPKPVVFVSFYPSESDDYENLKSALGKLRLNDSSLAFLPDKNEVLGRGFKGGFLGQLHFEITAERIAREFGIETVHSFPSVEYRVKTASGWQMVNNPKDFPDDNLGVEEPMVRTEILLPSEYLGPVLQLTQLFRFKEIETKNFGSRIIVAAKLPLADLIRDLDDQLKSVTQGFASLNYEFVGYEPAEVRKLDILVAENPVAGLTRILPKGDIEREARKSVERLKELLPRQQFVQALQAVVSGKIVARETIPAMKKELGNFGKNGGDRTRKMKLWKKQARGKERLKERGENSQLKISANIFKELLKK; this is translated from the coding sequence ATGAATATTCGGAATTTCGTCATTATTGCCCATATAGATCATGGGAAATCAACTTTAGCCGACCGGCTTCTTGAAGTTACCGGCACAGTGCCGATGCGGAGTATGCACCCGCAGTATTTAGACGCGCTTGAACTTGAGCAAGAGCGGGGGATTACCATCAAAATGGCTCCCGTGAGAATGTCCTATACCCTAAACGCTGAACGCTATACGCTTAACCTGATTGATACTCCTGGCCACTCTGACTTCGGCTATGAGGTCTCGCGCGCCCTTATGGCGGTTGAAGGAGCGGTCTTGCTTGTTGATGCGACGCAGGGCACGCAAGCGCAGACACTGGCGAATTTTGAGCACGCGCGAAAAGCGGGTCTTACTATCATTGGCGCAGTAAATAAAATTGACGTGGCAAGTCCTGAGCAGGTTGCGGCGGCGCGTGAAGAACTCGCTAATCTCTTAGGGGTTTCGCCGGATGAAGTGCTCGGCGTTTCCGGCAAGACCGGCGCCGGCGTTCCGGAACTGTTGGAAGCAATCGTTGCGCGTGTTCCACCTCCGAAATCTGTTGAACCTCAAACCTCGAACCTCGAACCTCGAACATCGGACACCCGTCACCCGTCACCCGTCACCCAACCTTCCCGCGCCCTTATCTTTGACTCCCAATACGACGAACATCGCGGCGTAATCGCGTATGTCCGCGTGTTTTCCGGCGCGTTTATGATGTTGGAGAAGGAAGATCCGCCGTATCATCTTGCGGCGACGCGAGGGCTTTTCAAGCCTAAAGAGATTGGCTATTTTGCGCCGAAGTTAAAACCATGCGAAACGCTTCAAGAAGGGGAGATCGGCTACATCGCGACCGGCATCAAAGACCCGGATCAGTTAAAAATTGGCGACACCATTGCGAGTGTCGGCGGAGCGGATCCGCTTCCCGGATTTAAAATCCCGAAGCCCGTCGTCTTTGTTTCGTTTTATCCGTCGGAAAGCGACGACTATGAAAACTTGAAAAGCGCGCTGGGCAAACTGCGACTGAACGATTCGTCGCTTGCGTTTCTTCCGGACAAAAACGAAGTGTTGGGCAGAGGATTTAAGGGCGGGTTTTTGGGTCAGCTGCATTTTGAAATTACCGCCGAACGCATCGCGCGCGAGTTTGGCATTGAAACCGTGCATAGTTTTCCGTCGGTGGAATACCGCGTGAAGACCGCCTCGGGGTGGCAAATGGTAAATAACCCGAAAGACTTTCCGGATGACAATCTTGGCGTTGAGGAGCCGATGGTGCGCACCGAAATCCTTTTGCCATCCGAATATCTGGGGCCGGTACTGCAGTTGACGCAACTGTTCCGTTTTAAAGAAATTGAAACAAAGAATTTCGGTTCGCGCATCATTGTCGCGGCGAAACTTCCGTTAGCAGACCTCATCCGTGACCTGGACGATCAGTTGAAATCTGTGACACAAGGGTTTGCGTCGCTGAATTATGAGTTTGTCGGCTACGAACCGGCGGAAGTGCGGAAGCTGGACATTCTCGTCGCGGAAAATCCCGTGGCGGGACTTACCCGTATTTTGCCGAAAGGCGACATTGAACGCGAGGCGAGGAAATCCGTGGAACGGTTGAAGGAATTGCTGCCACGCCAGCAGTTCGTGCAGGCACTGCAGGCGGTGGTGTCCGGGAAAATTGTTGCCCGTGAAACAATACCGGCGATGAAAAAAGAACTCGGCAATTTCGGGAAAAACGGCGGTGACCGCACGCGGAAAATGAAACTCTGGAAAAAACAGGCGCGCGGAAAAGAGCGCTTGAAAGAACGCGGAGAAAACTCTCAGCTGAAGATTTCCGCGAATATATTCAAAGAGTTGTTGAAAAAATAA
- a CDS encoding ice-binding family protein, with amino-acid sequence MKKISIKSLVTASAIAIAFGFAGPFAAFAATAPTLGTADDFAVLAGSAISDPTGGSAIVGNVGLSPTGGTAITNLSCSETTGTIYDTNAGYTGGDDSTVGCLLTNAGLLIIAKNDLVTAFIDARDQATTTVITSDLATFNGGTLTPGVYGGDSSVGLTGAVTLDGLGDANAVFIIKSGSTLTTAGGSVVNLTTGTQACNVFWQVGSSATIGSGSNFKGTIMAAASISDAGGSTILGRLLARTAAVTLNNTDVTKPTCVAAAVAQQSS; translated from the coding sequence ATGAAAAAAATAAGCATAAAATCATTAGTAACCGCATCGGCCATCGCCATTGCGTTCGGTTTCGCGGGGCCATTCGCGGCATTCGCGGCAACCGCGCCAACGCTTGGCACGGCAGATGATTTCGCAGTTTTGGCCGGTTCGGCAATTTCGGACCCCACTGGCGGTTCTGCTATTGTCGGCAATGTCGGTTTAAGCCCCACCGGCGGTACGGCAATTACCAACCTGTCGTGCAGTGAAACAACGGGAACGATTTATGATACCAATGCCGGATATACCGGTGGCGACGATTCAACGGTTGGATGTTTATTGACGAACGCCGGCCTGCTTATAATCGCGAAAAACGATTTGGTCACGGCGTTTATTGATGCGCGCGACCAGGCGACAACAACCGTGATTACTTCCGACCTCGCAACGTTCAATGGCGGCACGTTGACGCCGGGTGTCTACGGAGGCGATTCTTCGGTTGGACTAACCGGAGCGGTTACGCTCGATGGTCTTGGCGATGCCAATGCCGTCTTTATCATTAAGTCGGGTAGCACGCTCACTACGGCTGGCGGAAGCGTGGTTAACCTCACAACCGGCACTCAGGCGTGTAATGTATTTTGGCAAGTCGGCAGTTCCGCGACGATCGGATCGGGGTCAAACTTCAAAGGAACCATAATGGCCGCGGCTTCCATTTCAGACGCGGGTGGTTCAACGATTTTGGGAAGACTTTTGGCTAGGACAGCCGCGGTTACGTTGAATAATACAGACGTTACCAAACCGACGTGTGTCGCCGCCGCCGTTGCGCAACAGAGTTCAT
- the pyrH gene encoding UMP kinase translates to MEKGNKRERFVLSVGGSLIVPNGGIAIPFLSGFNTFLRRRLKENPRRQFFIVAGGGLLARHYRDAGREVIGRKLTDEDMDWLGIHATRLNAHLLRTIFCDIAHPYIIKHYDIIRKVTEPIAVAAGWKPGWSTDYDAVLLAEDYHVDTVVNMSNIDHVYDKDPRTNPDAKPIEAISWKDYRKLVGKKWIPGMNAPFDPVASARAESLGLKVVVLKGDNWKNLERYFAGERFVGTVIGTS, encoded by the coding sequence ATGGAAAAGGGAAATAAACGCGAACGCTTCGTGCTTTCGGTAGGCGGCAGTTTAATCGTCCCGAACGGCGGAATTGCCATCCCGTTTCTTTCCGGATTCAACACATTCCTCCGCCGGCGGTTAAAAGAAAATCCCCGCCGGCAATTTTTTATCGTGGCGGGCGGGGGACTCCTTGCTAGGCATTACCGCGATGCCGGCCGCGAAGTCATCGGGCGTAAATTGACCGATGAAGACATGGACTGGCTGGGCATCCACGCCACGCGCCTCAACGCGCACTTGTTGCGGACGATTTTTTGCGACATCGCGCATCCGTACATCATCAAGCACTACGACATCATCCGCAAAGTAACGGAGCCGATTGCGGTCGCGGCCGGCTGGAAGCCGGGCTGGAGTACCGATTATGACGCGGTGCTTCTGGCGGAGGATTATCATGTAGACACCGTGGTGAACATGTCAAACATTGACCATGTGTACGATAAGGACCCGCGAACGAATCCTGACGCGAAGCCGATTGAGGCGATCTCATGGAAGGACTACCGGAAGCTTGTCGGAAAAAAATGGATCCCCGGCATGAACGCGCCGTTTGATCCGGTGGCATCCGCGCGCGCGGAATCCCTCGGCTTGAAGGTCGTGGTCTTAAAAGGCGACAACTGGAAAAACCTTGAACGCTATTTCGCGGGCGAGCGTTTCGTGGGGACGGTTATCGGCACCTCTTGA
- a CDS encoding RluA family pseudouridine synthase, with translation MEFIVEEKGGRLDKFLASHDTKFSRTEWQRFIKDGAVSVNGRVVTKSALTLHTHDKLTILEEKTVGRKGAFRIEPDPGIPLDIVYEDADILVVNKPAGLLVHPTFTERRHTLVNALVARYPEIIAVGENPLRAGIVHRLDKDTSGLVVVAKNQSAFFSTKQQFLDRVIVKKYLALTEGIPNKPEGDITYDIRPSTGNRLRKVAVKKLEPEKRSRRSAETHYAVKETFGTRFALIDVTPKTGRTHQIRVHLAAILCPIVGDTLYGGKRKTGLALGLKRHFLHAYYLKLTLPSGKEMTFEIGLPEDLRRAIGKLTGSSVIPAKAGI, from the coding sequence ATGGAATTCATCGTTGAAGAAAAGGGCGGACGGCTAGATAAGTTTCTGGCCAGCCACGACACCAAATTTTCCCGCACCGAGTGGCAGCGGTTTATTAAGGACGGCGCGGTGAGCGTCAACGGGCGCGTTGTGACAAAATCCGCGCTTACTCTGCACACACACGACAAATTGACTATTCTTGAGGAAAAAACCGTAGGGCGCAAAGGAGCATTCCGCATTGAACCGGATCCGGGTATTCCTCTGGACATCGTTTACGAAGACGCCGACATCCTTGTCGTCAATAAACCCGCCGGCCTTCTGGTGCACCCGACATTTACCGAACGCCGCCACACTCTGGTAAACGCCCTTGTCGCGCGCTATCCCGAAATTATTGCTGTCGGAGAAAATCCCCTGCGCGCGGGAATCGTCCACCGTCTCGACAAAGACACGTCAGGACTTGTGGTTGTCGCGAAAAATCAATCCGCGTTTTTTTCCACGAAACAACAGTTTCTTGATCGCGTCATCGTAAAAAAATATCTCGCGCTCACCGAGGGCATCCCCAACAAACCCGAGGGAGACATCACCTACGACATCCGTCCGTCAACCGGCAACCGCTTAAGGAAAGTCGCGGTGAAAAAGCTTGAGCCGGAGAAACGGTCCCGTCGCTCCGCGGAAACGCACTACGCGGTCAAAGAAACGTTCGGCACCCGTTTCGCTCTTATTGACGTGACCCCGAAAACAGGCCGCACGCACCAGATCCGCGTGCATCTTGCCGCCATTCTGTGTCCGATTGTCGGCGACACATTGTATGGAGGAAAAAGAAAAACCGGCCTTGCCCTTGGGCTAAAGCGCCATTTTTTGCACGCGTATTATCTGAAACTCACATTGCCAAGCGGAAAGGAAATGACGTTTGAAATCGGATTGCCGGAGGATTTGCGGAGGGCGATAGGAAAACTGACTGGCTCTTCTGTTATTCCCGCGAAAGCGGGAATCTAG
- a CDS encoding SurA N-terminal domain-containing protein has translation MKRHHFYIGLIALVTFGAGVFYVLHNALYPVATVNGAMISAREFQRVALAGLNFYVRSQEAAAHRQLTSEEVSALYGEIRRATLDKLVAERLIDAELERRLGDRVLALANRKIADAQVDRLREAVPELYGTTFEEFQEMLLLPEAKQVLLDEALKGELADIQSWLLSARRDASARIFLSKLQWSNGTVEIAP, from the coding sequence ATGAAGCGACACCATTTCTATATCGGGCTTATCGCGCTCGTAACTTTTGGAGCGGGAGTTTTTTATGTATTGCACAACGCGCTCTATCCGGTGGCAACGGTGAACGGAGCTATGATTTCGGCGCGAGAGTTTCAGCGCGTGGCGCTTGCAGGATTGAATTTTTACGTGAGGTCGCAGGAGGCGGCGGCGCACCGTCAGCTCACGTCGGAAGAAGTCAGCGCGTTGTATGGAGAAATTCGCCGCGCCACACTTGATAAACTGGTCGCCGAGCGGCTTATTGATGCGGAGCTCGAGCGGCGGCTCGGTGACCGGGTGCTTGCGCTCGCGAACCGAAAAATAGCGGACGCGCAGGTTGACCGTCTGCGCGAGGCGGTGCCGGAGTTGTATGGCACGACATTTGAGGAGTTTCAGGAAATGCTACTGCTTCCGGAGGCGAAGCAGGTGCTCCTCGATGAAGCGTTGAAGGGCGAGTTGGCCGATATACAATCATGGCTTTTATCTGCGCGCCGCGACGCAAGCGCCCGGATATTTTTGTCGAAATTGCAGTGGAGCAACGGCACAGTGGAAATCGCGCCGTAG
- a CDS encoding response regulator — protein MTAKEKILIMEDERPLANALGFKFKAAGFSVDVAYDGTEGSEKLKAGSCDMLLLDLSMPKKDGFAVLEEMRAAGVKTPVIALTNLSQKEDLDRVKSYDIADYLVKSDVALKDVVERVQTFFGKSSGKTATA, from the coding sequence ATGACGGCTAAGGAAAAAATTCTTATTATGGAGGATGAGCGTCCGCTCGCAAACGCGCTTGGATTTAAATTCAAAGCCGCCGGTTTTAGTGTGGATGTTGCTTACGATGGAACGGAAGGAAGCGAGAAGCTCAAAGCCGGTTCATGCGACATGCTGCTGCTTGATCTCAGCATGCCCAAGAAGGACGGATTCGCGGTGCTGGAGGAGATGCGCGCCGCGGGAGTAAAAACTCCGGTGATTGCCTTAACCAACCTTTCGCAAAAAGAAGATTTGGATCGCGTGAAGTCATACGATATCGCTGATTATTTGGTGAAATCCGATGTCGCGCTGAAGGATGTCGTGGAACGCGTGCAGACGTTTTTCGGGAAATCGTCGGGAAAAACAGCGACGGCGTAG